One window of the Methylocystis parvus OBBP genome contains the following:
- a CDS encoding Spy/CpxP family protein refolding chaperone, producing the protein MIARTILNTAGVAALALAAGLAMAQAEPEMDHSKMDHGAMDHSAHDAGGGAPAAQWADPGKPQSGAAEAPKSDAPKADEHAGHHGGGMGGGMGGMDHGGGGMGGMDHGSGGGMSHGSGGGMGGMSHGAGGMGGGMSSGMGGMMAHMLCGFAEHLEGRLAYVKAELKLTEQQVSAWNNFADAWRAVAQKAQAKCAATDDRPDPAKPQILHKLDKMDKHMSDHLDIVRAQKAAIEPLFTALSDEQKKIAGEAMTHVMKVGMSMNGGGMMGGGMGGMMGGMGGMGGMSHGGSGGGMQH; encoded by the coding sequence GATCACAGCAAGATGGACCATGGCGCGATGGACCATTCAGCGCATGACGCGGGTGGCGGCGCGCCTGCCGCGCAATGGGCCGATCCCGGCAAGCCGCAGTCGGGCGCCGCGGAGGCGCCCAAGAGCGACGCGCCAAAAGCCGATGAACATGCCGGCCATCACGGCGGCGGCATGGGCGGCGGCATGGGCGGAATGGATCATGGCGGCGGCGGAATGGGCGGCATGGACCACGGTTCCGGCGGCGGCATGTCCCATGGCTCCGGCGGGGGCATGGGCGGCATGTCGCATGGCGCGGGCGGCATGGGCGGCGGCATGAGCAGCGGAATGGGTGGCATGATGGCCCATATGCTCTGCGGCTTCGCCGAGCATCTCGAAGGGCGTCTCGCTTATGTCAAGGCCGAGCTGAAGCTCACGGAGCAGCAGGTCTCCGCCTGGAACAATTTCGCCGACGCCTGGCGCGCCGTCGCGCAGAAGGCGCAGGCCAAATGCGCGGCGACGGACGATCGCCCGGATCCGGCCAAGCCGCAGATCCTGCACAAGCTCGACAAAATGGACAAGCACATGTCCGACCATCTCGACATTGTGCGCGCGCAGAAGGCCGCGATCGAACCGCTCTTCACCGCTCTTTCCGACGAGCAGAAGAAAATCGCGGGCGAAGCCATGACGCATGTCATGAAAGTCGGCATGTCCATGAATGGCGGCGGCATGATGGGCGGCGGCATGGGCGGAATGATGGGCGGCATGGGCGGCATGGGCGGCATGAGCCATGGCGGCTCGGGGGGCGGCATGCAGCACTAA